In the Chitinivibrionales bacterium genome, one interval contains:
- a CDS encoding PAS domain S-box protein has translation MIDNQIQKLYNKGSILSPSLHKLQCTKGALSIVEMNDHDLKKCHTIEECIAEINTLQKENVKLWDIIEFLPDAAFVLDHEHRVTHWNKAAEKMTGVPKEKVLGSHDYSIPFYKKRRTIVVDLLDADDEVIKSKYEYVRRNGHVINAETYIPHFNDNKGAYIWIAASPLFDSQGNRVGAIEVVRDVSELRLLLDSLKESEERFQQLANNINEIFFLLDKETRSFLYISPAAQQILGIPPPRAMQMGQELFSIIHPDDRDTCRFADPEIRYTSPINEEFRIVRPDGTTAWLRVRTFLVNDETGKTVRVAGIASDITIYKEAEENAKLHQQQLVQADKMASLGILVSGVAHEINNPNNYITLSIPLLRKACDAVAPILESHYKTGIAPPLGAANFEEFRNNINYLLTSIEEGAERIKNIVSDLKEYAKTDMSGKGMKVDLNVVAEAAVHLVKSYIKKHTTAFSTNFTEGNVFITGRFQRLEQVVINLIQNACDALTDTSQTIQVSTKILSDKEVALIVQDQGCGIPEEAIGKILDPFFTTKRDNGGTGLGLSVTAGIVRDHNGVIDFDSTPGKGTRVTVIFPRSTEP, from the coding sequence AGAAATTAACACTCTGCAGAAGGAAAACGTCAAACTGTGGGATATTATAGAATTCCTTCCCGATGCCGCCTTTGTGCTCGATCATGAGCACCGTGTCACACACTGGAACAAGGCGGCTGAGAAAATGACCGGGGTTCCGAAAGAAAAAGTTCTGGGATCGCACGACTATTCAATCCCGTTTTATAAAAAACGGAGAACGATCGTTGTCGATCTGCTCGATGCCGATGATGAGGTCATAAAAAGCAAATATGAATATGTTCGCCGGAACGGTCACGTTATCAATGCCGAGACCTACATACCCCATTTCAACGACAATAAGGGTGCCTACATCTGGATTGCCGCCTCTCCCCTTTTCGATTCGCAGGGAAACCGAGTCGGCGCTATCGAAGTGGTACGGGATGTTTCGGAGTTGCGCCTGCTTTTAGATTCACTGAAGGAGAGTGAAGAACGATTTCAGCAGTTGGCGAACAATATCAATGAAATATTTTTTCTTCTCGATAAAGAAACCAGATCTTTTCTCTATATCAGCCCGGCAGCGCAGCAGATTCTCGGGATCCCCCCTCCCCGGGCAATGCAAATGGGTCAAGAGCTTTTTTCCATAATCCATCCCGACGACCGTGACACTTGCCGCTTTGCAGATCCGGAAATACGGTATACATCACCAATTAACGAGGAATTCCGGATTGTCCGCCCCGATGGCACGACAGCCTGGCTCAGAGTACGCACATTTCTTGTCAATGATGAAACCGGGAAAACCGTGCGAGTCGCAGGAATCGCTTCAGATATTACCATCTATAAAGAAGCCGAAGAAAATGCAAAACTTCATCAGCAACAGCTCGTCCAGGCCGACAAAATGGCCAGCCTGGGGATTCTGGTATCGGGTGTTGCTCATGAAATCAATAATCCGAACAATTATATCACGCTCAGTATTCCTCTGCTGCGCAAAGCCTGCGATGCTGTCGCGCCGATTCTCGAATCTCACTACAAAACCGGTATAGCACCGCCGCTCGGAGCAGCAAATTTTGAAGAATTCCGGAACAATATCAACTACCTGCTGACCAGCATCGAAGAAGGGGCCGAACGAATCAAAAATATCGTTTCAGACCTGAAAGAATATGCCAAAACAGATATGTCGGGCAAGGGTATGAAAGTCGATCTCAATGTGGTTGCCGAAGCGGCAGTTCATCTTGTAAAGAGCTATATCAAAAAGCACACTACCGCATTTTCGACGAACTTTACAGAAGGCAATGTGTTTATTACCGGAAGATTTCAACGCCTCGAACAGGTAGTCATCAACCTAATCCAGAATGCCTGCGACGCCTTAACAGACACCTCACAGACAATCCAGGTGTCAACCAAAATACTATCCGATAAAGAAGTGGCATTGATTGTTCAGGATCAGGGATGCGGCATTCCTGAAGAGGCGATCGGGAAAATACTGGATCCCTTTTTTACCACAAAACGCGACAATGGCGGCACAGGACTCGGACTCTCCGTTACCGCCGGCATCGTGCGCGATCACAATGGCGTTATCGATTTCGACTCCACTCCCGGTAAGGGAACCAGGGTTACGGTCATATTTCCCAGGAGCACGGAACCATGA